The Vibrio tapetis subsp. tapetis genome segment GATCACAGTTTCAAACTGATAGCCATGTGCGAGATAATACTGATTCAGTTTTTGTTTAAAATCAGAATTTGGTAATACGCCAATCCCGTTGACCAGCAACACATCCTCGTTCGAAAACTGAAACACATCATCATCATTTCTAAAGCGCGTCAGTCCTTTAAATACAGTACGCCTATTCGGGTCATCAGGGCTCACAATAGCGACAATGTTCCGTCCTTGCATTCTCAGTATATCTACCAGCACGCTGGCATGACCGCCACCACCAATGATAATCAATGGCTTTAATTTCGGCTTACTCAACAATTATGTCTCCAGCCATATAGTTTTGGGTTGCAGGTTTATTAATCAGCGTCCAAAATCGATAAGGCGACATCCCCGTCCCCGGACGTTTAATTGTAAGGTTTTGCTCACTAAAACACTCACCCGTTTTAATTGGCTTCGCTGCCACAAGGCTTTTACGTGCAACCGCTTTATTTTTGACTTCAGATACCGTGGGAGTTTTTACCCCACCACCTAATGCAACTTCAACCTGACGAATACTCTCGACCATAGCCGCAAGCTCATTCGGCTCTAGCGACGCTTTATGATCAGGCCCTTCCATGGTCTTATCTAAGGTAAAGTGTTTTTCAATCAACACCGCGCCACGAGCCACTGCAGCTACAGGGATAGTAATCCCTTCGCTATGATCTGAATATCCAGCAGGCAACTCAAAAGCGCGACCCAATGTATCCATCGCTTTTAGGTTAATTTCGGCCATTGGCGCGGGGTATTCTGTCGTACAATGGAGTATGGTTACCTTTTGCTTAAGCATTTGCTGGCCAGCGATTGAAGCATAAGCTTGCTGAAAAGCACCTACACTCGGCAAAGCTGCGTCATCGGCCGTATAACCGA includes the following:
- the neuB gene encoding N-acetylneuraminate synthase codes for the protein MTLIIAEAGVNHNGDEKLAFELVNAAHQAGADIVKFQTFKAKNLVTEDAKQAEYQVTNTQKQESQLAMLSRLELSYQVHHQLVEHCQKLGIEFLSTAFDSESLDFLVNDLGLTRLKIPSGEITNAPLVLEHARTGCDLIVSTGMATLSEVEAVLGVIAFGYTADDAALPSVGAFQQAYASIAGQQMLKQKVTILHCTTEYPAPMAEINLKAMDTLGRAFELPAGYSDHSEGITIPVAAVARGAVLIEKHFTLDKTMEGPDHKASLEPNELAAMVESIRQVEVALGGGVKTPTVSEVKNKAVARKSLVAAKPIKTGECFSEQNLTIKRPGTGMSPYRFWTLINKPATQNYMAGDIIVE